In Nitrospira sp., the following proteins share a genomic window:
- a CDS encoding ferredoxin oxidoreductase, translating into MSETKTNPQGDPITSTAAVPSAAKKDPHADAKQQKVVTPEYMFHEAPRTKEFITGSEAAKEAIRRSNVDLAIAYPITPQSETMQLVGVLYGEGYVKEYYRGEEEVGVMAAIAGGSRAGVRCYTATAGPGTLRGLEGIASWPGHRLPVVAMFTCRVVNAPLAIQPDNIEVSYLLNCGMIVFHAENQQDMFDFTMAGFTISEKNDVTLPVGVCCDGFFVTHARGYVRMQDRGIKLPPREAWRGAVPVLDAENPPARLSRDAPVQKSNFMAYNIHAVWQQEVWAAVERSRRYINKYMGGLLTAENVEGADAIIIASGSAAAQSREAVRICKEKGYNVGLIKVRSLRPFPTQELRKLCKTAKLIVVPEFNYVGWLAKEVATAIYGHSQAKIIGGPRVYGGQSMPVELIVDEVESGLTGKKSTNVALSSIMGTVNQDEVAHFMRSI; encoded by the coding sequence ATGAGCGAAACCAAGACCAATCCGCAGGGCGATCCGATCACCAGCACCGCGGCGGTTCCGTCCGCAGCGAAGAAAGATCCGCACGCGGACGCCAAACAGCAGAAGGTCGTGACGCCTGAGTACATGTTTCATGAAGCGCCGCGCACCAAGGAGTTCATCACGGGCAGCGAGGCGGCCAAGGAGGCCATCCGTCGCTCAAACGTGGATCTGGCCATCGCCTATCCGATCACCCCGCAGAGCGAAACCATGCAGCTCGTCGGCGTGCTCTACGGCGAAGGCTATGTGAAAGAATACTACCGCGGCGAGGAAGAGGTTGGCGTCATGGCGGCGATCGCGGGGGGCTCGCGCGCGGGCGTCCGTTGCTACACGGCGACAGCCGGTCCTGGCACGCTGCGCGGTCTAGAAGGCATCGCCTCTTGGCCCGGACATCGTCTGCCGGTTGTGGCCATGTTCACCTGCCGCGTCGTCAACGCGCCGCTAGCCATTCAGCCGGACAACATTGAAGTCTCGTACCTCCTCAACTGCGGCATGATCGTGTTTCACGCCGAGAACCAGCAGGACATGTTCGATTTCACGATGGCGGGTTTCACGATCAGCGAAAAGAACGACGTGACCCTGCCGGTCGGTGTCTGCTGCGACGGCTTCTTTGTCACCCACGCGCGTGGCTACGTGCGTATGCAGGATCGCGGCATCAAGCTCCCACCGCGCGAAGCATGGCGCGGTGCAGTGCCGGTGCTGGACGCGGAAAATCCGCCCGCACGTCTCTCGCGCGACGCCCCGGTCCAGAAGTCGAACTTCATGGCCTACAACATCCACGCGGTCTGGCAGCAGGAAGTCTGGGCGGCAGTCGAGCGCTCGCGTAGGTACATCAACAAGTACATGGGTGGGTTGTTGACGGCTGAAAATGTCGAAGGCGCGGATGCCATCATCATTGCGTCCGGCAGCGCCGCCGCGCAGTCGCGCGAAGCAGTCCGAATCTGCAAAGAGAAGGGCTACAACGTCGGGCTGATCAAGGTTCGCTCGCTGCGTCCGTTTCCCACGCAGGAACTGCGCAAGCTCTGCAAGACTGCAAAGCTCATCGTGGTCCCCGAATTCAACTATGTCGGCTGGTTGGCCAAGGAAGTGGCCACGGCAATCTACGGCCACTCCCAGGCCAAGATCATTGGCGGCCCACGCGTCTATGGCGGGCAGTCCATGCCGGTTGAGTTGATTGTGGACGAGGTCGAGTCCGGCCTGACCGGAAAGAAGTCCACGAACGTCGCATTGTCCTCAATCATGGGCACCGTCAATCAAGACGAGGTGGCCCACTTCATGCGCAGTATCTAA
- a CDS encoding 2-oxoglutarate:ferredoxin oxidoreductase, with translation MGKTTTSNEQERIIVPGPAGFHPPSAAQLGVMLPDPGQGLKYGILEPNEETVMEEIARVMLTSPNATIFPGPLVLWNWNDHAADKAKAVLEIAAQIPEVLIIPMPDYRPKYPKIDHEEVINPNHPNLTIWGNKIEACIFIGVHCHYANLTLKMIRAGTNCCTTALCAEQGHEDAMMTVRDCDAAKLRRMAQVTKRVREQLGLKLVANGENVRFTGTQSKVHGGKTHTNPLTFMPGSDTASAAAFGHKAENMQSEA, from the coding sequence ATGGGCAAGACCACCACATCGAACGAGCAGGAACGCATCATTGTCCCGGGGCCGGCCGGCTTCCATCCGCCGTCCGCCGCGCAGCTCGGCGTCATGCTGCCTGATCCAGGGCAGGGGCTTAAGTACGGTATCCTCGAGCCCAACGAAGAGACGGTCATGGAGGAGATCGCGCGGGTTATGCTCACGAGCCCGAACGCGACGATCTTCCCGGGCCCGCTCGTGCTGTGGAACTGGAACGATCACGCGGCCGACAAGGCCAAGGCGGTGCTTGAAATTGCCGCGCAAATCCCTGAAGTGCTCATTATCCCTATGCCGGACTATCGGCCCAAGTATCCGAAGATTGACCACGAGGAAGTTATCAATCCCAATCACCCGAACCTGACGATCTGGGGCAACAAGATCGAAGCCTGCATCTTCATCGGTGTGCATTGCCACTATGCGAACCTCACGCTGAAGATGATCCGGGCAGGGACGAATTGCTGCACCACCGCCCTCTGCGCCGAGCAGGGCCACGAGGATGCGATGATGACCGTCCGCGACTGCGATGCCGCCAAGCTGCGGCGCATGGCGCAGGTCACCAAGCGCGTCCGCGAGCAATTGGGCCTCAAGCTGGTGGCCAACGGCGAGAACGTGCGCTTTACTGGCACGCAGTCGAAGGTGCACGGCGGAAAGACCCACACAAATCCGTTGACATTCATGCCCGGCAGCGACACGGCTAGTGCGGCCGCGTTTGGGCACAAGGCCGAAAACATGCAGAGCGAAGCCTGA
- a CDS encoding ATP citrate lyase, producing MSILASKDTRVVIQGGQAGVNAARRMAEFCFLNKKNFYVEAFVYPPDAGKTYEIQFGSGLIAVPIYKTVADATKNHPSLNTTLVYVGADRACKAAMEALDDPKIKLVSMITEGVPEKDAKLLGAHARKLGKTFNGPSSIGIISAGTCRLGVIGGAYDNLVLSKLYREGSFGVITKSGGLSNEIIWICSQFADGITTAIGIGGDAYPGTDYVSYLEMFEKDPQTKAVIIVGEMGGDLEERAAEWYGAKKRRIKLIGVVSGFCQESLPKGMKFGHAGAKEGMKGEGSARAKSDALKKAGAIVPPTFGALGPAIKEAYEGFVKSGEIKAAEAAPADLPKLPKTVEEAMKAQEVMVAPLIRTTISDDRGDEPCYDGYPASELINKGYDIPHIIGLLWDKRLIGRQEAEIIRRILILSADHGPCVSGAYGTILAACAGIGLSQSVAAGLIMIGPRFGGAVTDAGRFFKHAVDNKMTVDDFLTYMKKNHGPVPGIGHRVKSLRNPDKRVKELVGYVKGLNIKTPCLDFALAVEQVTAAKKDNLILNVDGTMAAVLVDLGFPVESLNGFFILARTIGLIGHWVDQKRQDSRLIRLFDYLVNYAAPKRREVPPLK from the coding sequence ATGAGCATTCTGGCCAGCAAAGACACTCGCGTTGTGATTCAGGGCGGGCAGGCGGGTGTGAACGCCGCGCGCCGCATGGCGGAGTTCTGCTTTCTGAACAAGAAAAACTTCTACGTCGAGGCTTTCGTCTATCCGCCTGATGCCGGCAAGACCTACGAAATCCAGTTTGGCAGCGGCCTCATCGCGGTGCCGATCTACAAGACGGTGGCCGACGCGACAAAGAACCATCCGTCGCTCAATACCACGCTCGTCTACGTCGGCGCAGACCGGGCCTGCAAGGCTGCGATGGAAGCGCTGGACGATCCAAAGATCAAGCTCGTCTCCATGATCACGGAAGGCGTGCCTGAGAAAGACGCCAAGTTGCTTGGTGCTCACGCGCGCAAGCTCGGTAAGACGTTCAACGGCCCCTCGTCCATCGGGATCATCTCAGCCGGCACCTGCCGGCTCGGTGTCATCGGCGGCGCCTACGACAATCTGGTCCTATCTAAGCTGTATCGCGAAGGTTCGTTTGGCGTCATCACAAAGTCGGGCGGCCTCTCCAACGAGATCATCTGGATTTGTTCACAGTTCGCTGACGGTATCACGACGGCCATCGGCATCGGCGGCGACGCCTATCCCGGTACTGATTACGTGAGCTACCTCGAAATGTTCGAGAAGGACCCGCAGACCAAGGCGGTCATCATTGTCGGCGAAATGGGCGGCGACCTCGAAGAGCGCGCGGCCGAGTGGTATGGCGCGAAGAAACGGCGCATCAAGCTGATCGGCGTTGTCTCTGGCTTCTGTCAGGAGAGTCTGCCCAAGGGCATGAAGTTCGGCCATGCGGGCGCAAAGGAAGGCATGAAGGGCGAGGGCTCTGCCCGCGCAAAATCCGACGCGCTTAAGAAAGCGGGCGCTATCGTGCCGCCGACGTTCGGTGCGCTGGGCCCGGCCATTAAGGAAGCCTACGAAGGGTTCGTGAAGAGCGGGGAGATCAAGGCGGCGGAGGCGGCCCCGGCCGATCTGCCAAAGCTCCCGAAGACCGTCGAAGAGGCCATGAAGGCGCAGGAAGTCATGGTAGCGCCGCTGATCCGCACGACGATCAGCGACGACCGCGGTGACGAGCCCTGTTACGACGGCTATCCCGCCTCCGAACTCATCAATAAGGGTTACGACATTCCGCATATCATCGGTCTGCTGTGGGACAAGCGGCTCATCGGCCGGCAGGAAGCCGAAATCATCCGGCGCATCCTCATACTCTCGGCCGACCACGGGCCCTGCGTGAGCGGCGCTTACGGGACAATCCTGGCGGCCTGCGCGGGCATCGGCCTCTCGCAGTCGGTGGCAGCGGGCCTCATCATGATCGGGCCGCGCTTCGGCGGTGCTGTGACGGACGCGGGGCGGTTCTTCAAGCATGCTGTGGACAACAAGATGACCGTGGACGACTTCCTAACCTATATGAAGAAGAACCATGGCCCGGTCCCTGGCATCGGCCACCGCGTGAAGAGCCTGCGCAATCCGGACAAGCGCGTGAAGGAACTGGTTGGCTACGTCAAGGGCCTCAACATCAAGACGCCGTGTCTCGATTTTGCGCTGGCGGTGGAGCAGGTGACGGCGGCGAAAAAGGATAATCTGATCCTGAACGTAGACGGCACGATGGCCGCCGTACTGGTGGATCTCGGTTTCCCGGTCGAGAGTTTGAACGGGTTTTTCATTCTGGCCCGGACCATCGGCCTGATTGGCCACTGGGTGGACCAGAAGCGGCAAGACAGCCGCCTGATCCGGCTGTTCGATTATCTGGTGAATTACGCGGCTCCAAAGAGGCGGGAGGTCCCCCCGTTAAAGTAG
- a CDS encoding TldD/PmbA family protein encodes MAKTLSTKPITIESLDRLKRTAAELARAAKQRFRHCRYADLRLEISETKYASAENGAGKSAQDDYTFGFGIRVLAGHPLVAPGYYGHRLGNADFPKLATLLHNGLRHAYDRAIANAQQKEQTRAKFKGLGDSLTGLALAPIEVHQDSLKAEYAIDPRSVPLAEICRYTAEVSRAVSSLGSHIRYNTIAATTGLWRELFVSSEGTIIDQTFANTLGWCSVVAENDTADQSLSDYIGHQRGWETITEGTRSEFIRHLDLLTFSTRLGRDCLQLIDSPPCKATDKEVVVVTDPHYNVLKAHEILGHPTELDRALKMETGYAGRSWLFHSLTDNQLGKPIASPLVSAYSDPALPGLGHYAYDHEGTPAKKVVHIEKGIFKGFMNSRQTSAIIGAEPNGSYKATEASMVPLIRMSNTVFGAGPHDPEEIIADVDRGYYLVGHRTPSIAESRENFSISAQKVYEIRNGQLGQLYRGGGMTADTKNYLTKVDAVGKDFCLGPIPNCGKGQPMQIKRLGNGAPTMRSRAKLTGI; translated from the coding sequence ATGGCAAAAACGCTCAGCACAAAACCGATTACTATCGAGTCGCTCGACCGCCTTAAACGGACGGCGGCCGAGCTTGCACGGGCCGCGAAGCAACGCTTCCGGCACTGCCGCTATGCTGATCTGCGCCTCGAAATTTCGGAAACGAAATATGCATCTGCAGAAAACGGCGCTGGCAAATCCGCGCAGGACGACTATACGTTTGGCTTCGGCATCCGTGTGCTGGCTGGCCATCCCCTCGTCGCGCCCGGCTACTACGGCCACCGGCTTGGCAACGCCGACTTTCCCAAGCTAGCTACCCTCCTGCATAACGGGCTCCGACACGCCTACGACCGGGCCATTGCCAATGCCCAGCAAAAGGAACAGACCCGTGCCAAGTTCAAGGGGCTGGGTGACAGCCTCACCGGCCTTGCGCTCGCACCGATCGAGGTCCACCAGGACAGCCTCAAGGCGGAATATGCAATCGACCCCCGCTCAGTGCCACTGGCGGAAATTTGCCGCTACACGGCCGAAGTCTCGCGCGCGGTATCTAGCCTGGGCTCACACATCCGCTACAACACAATCGCGGCAACGACCGGACTCTGGCGCGAGCTGTTCGTGAGCTCCGAGGGCACAATCATCGACCAGACCTTCGCCAACACGCTGGGCTGGTGCTCGGTAGTGGCCGAAAACGACACGGCCGACCAGTCGCTCTCCGATTACATCGGCCATCAACGCGGCTGGGAGACGATCACCGAAGGCACGCGTAGCGAATTCATCCGCCACCTCGATTTACTGACATTTTCTACACGTCTCGGTCGTGACTGTTTACAATTGATCGACTCGCCTCCGTGCAAAGCGACCGACAAGGAAGTCGTCGTCGTCACGGACCCACACTACAACGTGCTCAAGGCGCACGAGATCCTCGGCCACCCGACCGAGCTGGACCGCGCGCTCAAAATGGAAACGGGCTACGCGGGCCGGAGCTGGCTCTTCCACTCGCTGACAGACAATCAGCTCGGCAAACCAATCGCCTCGCCGCTCGTCTCGGCCTACTCCGATCCCGCGCTGCCAGGCCTCGGCCACTATGCCTACGACCACGAGGGCACGCCCGCAAAGAAGGTCGTGCACATCGAAAAGGGCATCTTCAAAGGTTTTATGAACAGCCGGCAGACGTCGGCGATCATCGGTGCGGAGCCGAACGGCTCCTACAAGGCGACAGAAGCCTCGATGGTGCCGCTTATCCGCATGTCGAATACCGTGTTCGGCGCGGGGCCGCACGATCCCGAGGAAATCATTGCCGACGTGGACCGCGGCTATTACCTCGTCGGCCACCGCACGCCATCCATCGCCGAGTCACGCGAGAACTTCAGCATCTCGGCGCAGAAGGTCTATGAGATCCGCAACGGCCAGCTGGGCCAGCTCTACCGGGGCGGCGGCATGACGGCCGACACAAAAAACTATCTGACGAAGGTGGATGCGGTCGGGAAGGATTTTTGCCTTGGGCCGATTCCGAATTGCGGCAAGGGCCAGCCGATGCAGATCAAGCGGCTTGGCAATGGCGCACCGACGATGCGCAGTCGGGCGAAACTGACAGGAATATAA
- a CDS encoding ferredoxin oxidoreductase translates to MAKRFNIRMAGVGGQGVVTGSHILSTAVINAGGESTIVPFYGSEKRMAPVESYVRVSDEPIYEIGEITFPHIIIIFHPQVITHGKSYTMPFYFGLKEDGIALINNDGPMRLHKDQQRELDERRAKLYYFPATKLSLEVSGMDLATNMALMGCIGAITGLTSMPGLEQAVKDRFLGKGFVVSGGTAALDSVVERKFKKKQELIDKNMAVIRAGWNYAADKGWAAKGIAKVDVPAPVAAAV, encoded by the coding sequence ATGGCAAAACGCTTTAACATTCGCATGGCGGGTGTGGGTGGGCAGGGCGTCGTCACCGGCTCGCACATTCTCAGCACGGCCGTGATCAACGCAGGCGGTGAGAGCACCATCGTTCCGTTCTACGGCTCGGAAAAGCGCATGGCGCCGGTCGAGAGCTACGTCCGCGTGTCGGACGAGCCGATCTACGAAATTGGCGAGATCACCTTCCCGCACATCATCATCATCTTCCACCCGCAGGTCATCACGCACGGCAAGTCCTACACGATGCCGTTCTACTTCGGGTTGAAGGAGGACGGGATTGCGCTGATCAATAACGACGGACCGATGAGGCTGCACAAGGATCAGCAGCGTGAGCTCGATGAGCGCCGCGCAAAGCTCTACTATTTCCCGGCCACGAAACTGTCGCTGGAAGTGTCGGGCATGGACCTCGCCACGAATATGGCGTTGATGGGCTGCATCGGTGCCATTACCGGATTGACGAGCATGCCGGGTCTGGAGCAGGCCGTGAAGGACCGTTTCCTCGGCAAAGGCTTTGTCGTCTCGGGCGGTACGGCCGCACTGGACAGTGTCGTCGAGCGGAAGTTTAAGAAGAAACAGGAACTCATCGACAAGAACATGGCCGTCATTCGCGCGGGCTGGAATTACGCAGCGGACAAGGGCTGGGCGGCAAAGGGCATCGCCAAAGTTGATGTGCCGGCGCCGGTGGCCGCGGCGGTCTAA
- a CDS encoding methyltransferase domain-containing protein — protein sequence MRVLNDKDSTGISPALLQVLSRAIEETRVSHDKLAQAVTELSHLFTKARTALPTKYLDEATRRAGYLAYFLPVNLAKVQMLLNELPYNVLREPADKPLHVLDVGSGPGTGALAVLDWLYEQHIPRAVEIVAVDQSQPALHDAERLWGEYTRTTGVKSATLITTKADLNRRRWLEDLRTRRPDGFDLIVAANVLNEVGDDSAHRATFVGNLLGLLPPHGSLIVVEPALRDTSRGLLHVRDVLLAERVCTVYSPCLHEKPCPALVKAEDWCHEERSWSPPAIVKAIDREVGFIKDALKFSYVILRKDGKTIASRRRDVHRVVSELREMKGEKRAWLCNEAGRSEVGRQDRLRSESNAAFDHWHRGAIVRISEIVRKERKGRQSSMGRIEKEAVVEIVRPV from the coding sequence ATGCGCGTCCTCAACGATAAGGATTCGACAGGCATCTCGCCGGCGCTTCTCCAGGTCCTCTCCCGAGCCATTGAAGAAACAAGGGTTTCGCACGACAAACTCGCTCAGGCAGTGACCGAACTCTCTCATTTATTCACAAAGGCAAGAACTGCGCTACCGACGAAGTATCTGGATGAGGCGACCCGTCGCGCCGGTTATCTGGCCTATTTTCTTCCGGTCAATCTGGCCAAGGTGCAGATGCTACTGAACGAGCTGCCATACAACGTGCTGCGCGAGCCGGCCGATAAACCGCTGCACGTGCTGGATGTCGGTAGCGGCCCCGGCACCGGAGCCTTGGCCGTGTTGGACTGGCTGTACGAGCAGCATATCCCGCGCGCCGTTGAGATTGTGGCTGTGGACCAGTCGCAACCGGCGCTGCACGATGCGGAAAGATTGTGGGGGGAATACACTAGGACGACCGGCGTAAAATCTGCGACGCTGATTACGACTAAGGCGGATTTGAACAGGCGGCGCTGGCTGGAAGATCTGCGTACGCGGCGGCCGGACGGGTTCGATCTGATCGTGGCAGCCAATGTGCTGAATGAAGTTGGGGATGACAGCGCGCATCGTGCCACTTTTGTGGGAAATCTGCTCGGTTTGTTGCCGCCGCACGGCTCCCTGATCGTCGTGGAGCCAGCGCTCAGAGACACGTCGCGTGGGTTGCTTCACGTCCGCGATGTCCTGCTGGCAGAGCGGGTCTGCACGGTCTACAGCCCCTGTCTGCACGAGAAACCCTGTCCGGCGCTGGTGAAAGCTGAGGACTGGTGCCACGAAGAGCGGTCTTGGTCGCCACCGGCCATCGTGAAGGCGATCGATCGGGAAGTTGGCTTCATCAAGGACGCGCTGAAGTTTTCCTATGTAATTTTGCGAAAGGATGGCAAGACGATCGCGTCAAGGCGGCGGGATGTGCATCGCGTGGTGAGTGAGCTGAGGGAGATGAAGGGGGAGAAGCGGGCTTGGCTGTGCAACGAGGCAGGCAGGTCGGAAGTCGGCCGGCAGGATCGGCTTAGGTCGGAGTCAAATGCTGCGTTCGACCACTGGCACCGCGGTGCCATCGTCCGTATCAGCGAGATCGTGCGAAAGGAACGTAAGGGGCGTCAATCTTCGATGGGGCGGATTGAGAAAGAGGCGGTTGTGGAAATTGTGAGACCGGTATGA
- a CDS encoding ATP citrate lyase: MAKVLEGPGMGLMKKWGIAVPNYVVVTSADELAKLGEANDWMKTAKLVAKAHEALGSRFKLGLVKVGLDLKSAVATAKEMLGREVGSIKVSQVIVSEMVEHKDEYYAAVKSTREGVEILIANCGGIEVESNWDRVKRLCLNVGEKPTESALDKLAREAGFMGDAAKRMAEFAGKLFTCFDSEDAQYLEVNPVVARGDGEFVALDAVTLLDGDAKFRHPDWNFAFAAEFGRAYSKHELEVMAVDSKIKGSVKFIEIPGGDTAMLPAGGGASVYYSDAVVARGGKLANYAEYSGDPPDWAVEVLTDKVCSLPGIKNIIVGGAIANFTDVKKTFGGIINGFRKAKSEGKLNGVKIWVRRGGPREKEGLDAMRALKDEGFDIHVYDRTTPLTDIVDMALKGK; encoded by the coding sequence ATGGCCAAGGTGCTCGAGGGCCCCGGCATGGGGTTAATGAAAAAGTGGGGCATCGCCGTCCCCAATTATGTCGTTGTCACGTCGGCGGACGAACTGGCAAAGCTTGGCGAAGCCAACGACTGGATGAAGACGGCGAAGCTTGTGGCGAAGGCCCATGAGGCGCTGGGCTCCCGCTTCAAGCTGGGCCTCGTGAAGGTTGGCCTCGACCTCAAGAGCGCGGTCGCCACGGCGAAGGAAATGCTGGGCCGCGAGGTCGGGAGCATCAAGGTCTCGCAGGTGATCGTTTCCGAGATGGTTGAGCACAAGGACGAGTACTACGCGGCGGTGAAGTCCACGCGTGAGGGCGTGGAAATTCTCATCGCTAACTGCGGTGGCATCGAAGTGGAATCAAATTGGGATCGTGTGAAGCGGCTTTGCCTGAACGTCGGCGAGAAACCCACTGAGAGCGCACTGGACAAGCTGGCCAGGGAAGCCGGCTTCATGGGCGATGCGGCGAAGCGGATGGCCGAATTTGCCGGCAAACTGTTCACCTGCTTCGACAGCGAAGACGCGCAGTATCTGGAAGTCAATCCTGTCGTGGCCCGCGGGGACGGCGAGTTCGTTGCGCTCGACGCCGTGACGCTCCTTGACGGCGACGCCAAGTTCCGCCACCCCGATTGGAATTTCGCCTTCGCGGCCGAGTTTGGGCGTGCCTACAGCAAGCACGAGCTCGAAGTCATGGCCGTGGATTCCAAGATCAAAGGCTCGGTCAAGTTCATCGAAATCCCCGGCGGCGACACGGCGATGCTCCCAGCGGGCGGTGGCGCCAGCGTCTACTATTCGGACGCGGTGGTCGCGCGCGGCGGCAAGCTCGCCAACTATGCCGAATATTCCGGCGATCCGCCGGATTGGGCGGTCGAAGTGTTGACGGACAAGGTCTGCTCGCTGCCTGGCATCAAGAATATCATCGTCGGCGGCGCCATCGCTAACTTCACGGATGTGAAGAAAACCTTCGGCGGCATCATCAACGGCTTCCGCAAGGCCAAGTCTGAGGGCAAGCTCAATGGAGTCAAAATCTGGGTGCGCCGCGGGGGGCCGCGCGAGAAGGAAGGCCTGGACGCAATGCGTGCGCTGAAGGACGAAGGCTTTGATATCCACGTCTACGACCGCACGACGCCGCTGACCGACATCGTAGATATGGCGCTGAAAGGTAAATAA
- the mutM gene encoding bifunctional DNA-formamidopyrimidine glycosylase/DNA-(apurinic or apyrimidinic site) lyase, whose amino-acid sequence MPELPEAEVVARQVRDRLLGATIKDCRVGRDDIVRQGLSTLPWYAGACLTGVTRHGKSVALAFTRNVETRYLVAELGMTGLLLFGPLALRYQKHTHLVLTVEGGKVSDLRYWNPRRFGRLYLLDQAGLERFVTKRFGCDPLTVSKEEFYVLIRNRRGRLKPLLMRQQLIAGIGNIYANEILFRAKLHPNQLAHRLSEATINKLYSEMRMVLAQAIKDGGSSVRDFFAPDGSEGRYKRRHLVYGKHGEICPRRCGTTIKRLRGADQRSSFICPSCQRLAR is encoded by the coding sequence ATGCCTGAGCTGCCCGAAGCGGAAGTCGTTGCCCGGCAGGTACGGGACCGGCTCCTCGGTGCCACGATCAAAGACTGTCGGGTTGGTCGGGACGACATCGTGCGCCAGGGACTGTCCACGTTGCCCTGGTATGCTGGTGCCTGCCTGACTGGCGTGACTCGCCACGGCAAGAGCGTGGCGCTGGCCTTTACGCGCAACGTGGAGACACGCTACCTTGTGGCCGAGCTTGGCATGACGGGCCTCCTGCTCTTCGGTCCGCTTGCGCTGCGCTATCAAAAGCACACGCATCTCGTGCTCACGGTGGAGGGCGGAAAAGTCTCTGATCTCCGCTACTGGAATCCGCGGCGCTTCGGGCGACTCTACCTGCTGGACCAAGCGGGCCTCGAGCGATTTGTCACGAAGCGGTTCGGCTGCGATCCGCTGACAGTTTCAAAAGAAGAGTTTTACGTATTGATCAGGAACCGACGTGGGCGGCTCAAACCGCTGCTCATGCGCCAGCAGCTCATCGCGGGGATCGGCAATATCTACGCGAATGAAATTCTCTTCCGCGCGAAGCTCCATCCAAATCAGCTAGCGCACCGGCTCAGCGAGGCTACGATCAACAAGCTTTATTCGGAAATGCGTATGGTTTTGGCGCAGGCGATCAAGGATGGTGGCTCCAGCGTCCGCGATTTTTTCGCGCCCGACGGCAGCGAGGGCCGCTACAAGCGGCGCCATCTTGTCTACGGCAAACATGGGGAAATCTGCCCGCGCCGCTGCGGTACGACCATCAAACGGCTACGAGGAGCGGACCAGCGCAGTTCCTTTATCTGTCCGTCATGCCAGAGGCTTGCACGCTAA
- a CDS encoding ferredoxin oxidoreductase, which translates to MSLDYVKFTPGFDKFMPKEYRDMVDHGPFGKKVTVSQMGSFKEVLEEHPMCAGCAMTLFIRLAMIAFPNPEDTITVGTAGCGRLAISQAAIPFVYGNYGDQNGVASGLSRGLRLRFGDKPKDVVVMAGDGGTADIGFQQVVHSWFRHERFTTIMLDNEVYGNTGGQESGMTNRGAVLKMAPLGKKYDKMDMVGLAKLAGCAYVATVVPNNPRRVESVIKKAVLVAREVGASYIQAYTSCNIEYAIPTDKVMEDAKTVENDRYAFTEYISDEAKQYLAERYGYKEYLPKPAGATAALPDKA; encoded by the coding sequence ATGAGTCTCGATTACGTGAAGTTCACCCCCGGGTTCGACAAGTTCATGCCCAAGGAATACCGGGACATGGTCGACCATGGTCCGTTCGGCAAGAAGGTCACCGTGTCGCAGATGGGCAGCTTCAAAGAGGTGCTGGAAGAGCACCCGATGTGCGCTGGCTGTGCCATGACCCTCTTCATCCGTCTCGCCATGATCGCGTTCCCCAATCCCGAAGACACCATCACCGTCGGCACCGCAGGCTGCGGACGCCTGGCCATCTCGCAGGCGGCAATCCCGTTTGTCTACGGCAACTACGGCGACCAGAACGGCGTGGCCAGCGGCCTCTCGCGGGGCCTGCGGCTCCGCTTCGGCGACAAGCCAAAGGATGTGGTCGTGATGGCGGGCGACGGTGGCACGGCGGACATCGGTTTTCAGCAGGTCGTACATTCCTGGTTCCGCCACGAACGGTTCACCACGATCATGCTCGATAACGAGGTCTACGGCAACACAGGCGGACAGGAGAGCGGCATGACCAACCGCGGTGCCGTGCTCAAGATGGCTCCACTCGGCAAGAAGTACGACAAGATGGACATGGTCGGCCTTGCCAAGCTGGCGGGCTGCGCCTATGTCGCCACGGTGGTGCCCAACAATCCACGCCGAGTGGAAAGCGTGATCAAGAAGGCCGTGCTGGTCGCTCGCGAAGTCGGCGCCAGCTACATACAGGCCTACACCTCCTGCAACATCGAGTATGCGATTCCGACCGACAAGGTCATGGAGGATGCCAAGACGGTCGAGAACGACCGCTACGCGTTCACCGAGTACATCAGCGACGAAGCCAAGCAGTATCTCGCCGAGCGCTACGGCTACAAGGAGTATCTCCCGAAGCCAGCCGGTGCGACGGCGGCGCTGCCGGACAAGGCCTGA